The following are from one region of the Halarcobacter sp. genome:
- the metG gene encoding methionine--tRNA ligase, translating into MENSSKNVYITTPIYYVNDVAHIGHAYTTIIADMLARYSRLTGEKTFFLTGTDEHGQKIAQSAEARGKTAKEYADEVSGKFRQLWDDFDITYDKFIRTTDEEHKLGVQKAFETMYNKGDIYKGEYEGYYCVSCETFFTEKQLVDEEFCPDCGKPTNIVKEESFFFKLSAYEDKLLKWYEENEDCILPRSKKNEIVNFVKGGLRDLSISRTSFDWGVKLPDSINEPNHVMYVWLDALLNYITALGYGKDEENMEFWPAKIQLVGKDILRFHSIYWPAFLMSLDLPLPQHIAAHGWWTRDGEKMSKSKGNVVNPKEVADAYGLDAFRYFMLREVPFGQDGDFSQKALIDRINSDLGNDLGNLLNRISGMSGKYFDYKIDSKDVEKFHKKELDEVNEILADVEKYIYNMQLNRYLEDIWKVLTIANKAIGDYEPWAKMKEGKEDEAMALVALITNIMAKVALLLDSVMPEKIGKIANSLGINIDTQTYNKLILNKELISETVITKVEQLFPRIEDILLEQAKPTDVSKTEAETKSSKKVEKEEEPDNLITIDQFFETTLKVGTIVEAEEVPKSKKLLKLQVDLGEERNRQILAGIKEFYSPEDLIGTQACVVANLKPAKLMGMLSEGMLMAAKDEDGLCLIRPEKSKKSGTKIS; encoded by the coding sequence ATGGAAAATAGTTCTAAAAATGTTTATATCACAACTCCAATTTATTATGTAAATGATGTTGCACATATTGGGCACGCTTATACAACGATTATTGCTGATATGTTAGCTAGATATTCAAGACTAACAGGAGAGAAAACATTTTTTTTAACAGGTACTGATGAACATGGTCAAAAGATTGCACAAAGTGCTGAAGCTAGAGGAAAAACTGCTAAAGAGTATGCAGATGAAGTTTCAGGTAAGTTTAGACAGCTTTGGGATGATTTTGATATTACTTATGATAAATTTATTAGAACTACAGATGAAGAACATAAATTAGGTGTTCAAAAAGCATTTGAAACTATGTACAACAAAGGTGATATTTATAAAGGTGAATATGAAGGGTATTATTGTGTATCTTGTGAGACTTTTTTTACTGAAAAACAATTAGTTGATGAAGAGTTTTGCCCAGACTGTGGTAAACCAACTAATATTGTAAAAGAAGAGAGTTTCTTTTTTAAATTATCAGCTTATGAAGATAAACTTTTAAAATGGTATGAAGAGAACGAAGACTGTATATTACCAAGATCAAAGAAAAATGAGATAGTTAATTTTGTAAAAGGTGGACTAAGAGATTTATCTATATCTAGAACATCTTTTGACTGGGGTGTAAAATTACCAGATTCTATTAATGAACCAAACCATGTAATGTATGTTTGGCTTGATGCTTTATTAAACTATATCACAGCTCTTGGTTATGGAAAAGATGAAGAGAATATGGAGTTTTGGCCTGCAAAAATTCAGTTAGTTGGAAAAGATATTTTAAGATTCCACTCTATTTATTGGCCAGCGTTTTTAATGTCTTTAGATTTACCTTTACCACAACATATTGCAGCTCACGGTTGGTGGACAAGAGATGGTGAAAAGATGTCTAAATCAAAAGGAAATGTTGTTAATCCTAAAGAGGTTGCAGATGCTTATGGTTTAGATGCATTTAGATACTTTATGTTAAGAGAGGTTCCATTTGGACAAGATGGTGACTTTTCTCAAAAAGCTCTTATAGATAGAATAAACTCAGACCTTGGAAATGATTTAGGTAACTTACTTAATAGAATTTCAGGAATGAGTGGAAAATATTTTGATTATAAAATAGATTCTAAAGATGTAGAAAAATTCCATAAAAAAGAACTTGATGAAGTTAATGAAATATTAGCTGATGTAGAAAAATATATTTACAATATGCAATTAAATAGATATTTAGAAGATATTTGGAAAGTTTTAACAATTGCAAATAAAGCTATTGGTGATTATGAGCCTTGGGCAAAAATGAAAGAAGGTAAAGAAGATGAAGCTATGGCATTAGTTGCTTTAATCACTAATATTATGGCTAAAGTTGCCCTACTTTTAGATTCAGTTATGCCAGAAAAAATAGGAAAAATTGCAAATTCTCTTGGAATAAATATTGATACTCAAACATATAATAAACTTATTTTAAATAAAGAGTTAATCTCTGAAACAGTTATTACAAAAGTTGAGCAATTGTTCCCAAGAATTGAAGATATATTATTAGAGCAAGCTAAACCTACTGATGTTTCAAAAACCGAAGCAGAAACTAAATCTTCTAAAAAAGTTGAAAAAGAGGAAGAGCCTGATAATCTAATTACTATTGATCAATTTTTCGAAACAACACTAAAAGTTGGAACTATAGTTGAAGCAGAAGAAGTACCAAAATCAAAAAAACTTCTAAAACTACAAGTTGATTTAGGTGAAGAAAGAAATAGACAAATATTAGCAGGTATAAAAGAGTTTTATTCTCCTGAAGATTTAATAGGAACACAAGCTTGTGTTGTAGCAAACTTAAAACCTGCAAAACTAATGGGAATGCTTAGTGAAGGTATGTTAATGGCTGCAAAAGATGAAGATGGTTTATGTTTAATTAGACCAGAAAAATCGAAAAAATCTGGAACAAAAATAAGCTAG